In a genomic window of Sulfurimonas denitrificans DSM 1251:
- the nadB gene encoding L-aspartate oxidase, with the protein MRYDVIIVGAGVAGLYAATHIPKSKKVLLINKRETFKCNSFYAQGGIALAIDAEDIPLHVQDTLDAGAGLCSEEAVRVLSESSRAIIDDLINRGFEFDRDKDGNLLYTKEAAHSKERILHAGGDATGRHMHYFLLQQNPHPMLTDARVVDLLIKDGECYGVTVLDHRESRNIYADNVILASGGVGSLYEFHTNAPCISADMQGLCVMKGIELSDMEMMQFHPTVFVDSDSAQKLLLTEALRGEGATVEDEAGRRFLFDYDERGELASRDIVSKAIYDHNKKTKMQTYLSFKNFDHVYFTKRFPNLYKSLQLLGYDVPKQRVPISPAFHYAIGGIKTDVNGAVPSIKSLYAIGEVASTKVHGANRLASNSLLEGLVFGKRAVEHILKKKNSKKELFFEVSSEIMSLKEDKEKKNLLRRIMWEKVSIVRTKNGLNSALHQINALLNEKIGKLLKFRLLTAREIVLGALARDESIGVHFIQKDDND; encoded by the coding sequence ATGAGATATGATGTAATAATTGTGGGTGCTGGAGTAGCTGGTCTTTATGCTGCAACTCACATCCCAAAGAGCAAAAAAGTCCTCCTAATTAACAAAAGAGAAACATTTAAGTGTAATAGCTTTTACGCTCAAGGCGGCATAGCTTTGGCAATTGATGCAGAGGATATTCCTCTACATGTACAAGACACACTTGATGCAGGAGCAGGACTTTGCAGCGAAGAGGCTGTAAGAGTTCTCAGTGAGAGTTCACGCGCAATTATTGATGATTTGATAAATCGTGGATTTGAATTTGATAGAGATAAAGATGGAAATCTTCTATATACAAAAGAGGCGGCTCACTCAAAAGAACGCATTTTACATGCTGGAGGAGATGCCACAGGGCGACATATGCACTACTTTTTACTACAACAAAATCCACACCCGATGTTGACTGATGCAAGAGTTGTGGATTTGCTTATAAAAGATGGTGAGTGTTATGGCGTTACTGTTTTAGATCACAGAGAGAGCAGAAATATATACGCTGATAATGTAATTCTCGCAAGCGGCGGCGTCGGCTCGCTCTATGAATTTCATACAAATGCGCCTTGTATTAGTGCTGATATGCAAGGACTTTGTGTAATGAAGGGGATTGAGCTGAGCGATATGGAGATGATGCAGTTCCATCCAACTGTATTTGTAGATAGTGATTCTGCTCAAAAACTACTTTTAACTGAGGCGCTAAGAGGTGAGGGAGCTACTGTTGAAGATGAAGCTGGGCGAAGATTTCTTTTTGATTATGACGAGAGAGGAGAGCTTGCTTCAAGGGATATTGTGAGTAAAGCTATCTATGATCACAATAAAAAAACAAAGATGCAGACATATCTCTCATTTAAAAATTTTGACCATGTATATTTTACAAAACGATTTCCAAATTTATATAAGAGTCTCCAACTCTTAGGATATGATGTTCCTAAACAGAGAGTTCCTATATCACCAGCATTTCACTATGCAATAGGTGGAATTAAAACAGACGTTAATGGTGCAGTTCCAAGCATAAAATCTCTATATGCAATAGGTGAAGTTGCTTCAACAAAAGTTCATGGTGCTAATAGACTTGCTTCAAACTCCCTTTTAGAGGGGTTGGTTTTTGGTAAAAGAGCAGTAGAGCACATTCTAAAGAAAAAAAACAGTAAAAAAGAGCTCTTTTTTGAAGTCAGCAGCGAGATTATGAGTTTAAAAGAGGACAAAGAGAAAAAAAATCTTCTCCGCCGCATTATGTGGGAAAAAGTTTCTATAGTTAGAACAAAAAATGGACTAAATAGTGCATTGCATCAAATAAATGCTCTATTAAATGAAAAAATTGGTAAACTTCTAAAATTTCGTTTACTCACAGCAAGAGAGATTGTTCTTGGAGCATTAGCTAGAGATGAGTCAATTGGGGTACATTTTATACAAAAGGATGATAATGATTAA
- the nhaD gene encoding sodium:proton antiporter NhaD codes for MIMIKLLIIMFGVSFAYASSGESVGALPDLTFTWVGFASLAIFIVGYYFVASEEKYHIDKAKPALLTGTFLFILVALYYAINGMDMNLVHTEVEHVILEIAEIFFFLFVAMTYIESMIHMGVFDSLKYKLVSKGYSYRKLFWATGFLAFFLSPVADNLTTALILSTVLITIERNKASFLVPGAINIVVAANAGGAWSPFGDITTLMAWAAGKAPFVDFLFLFPASIGGYFITAYLLSRFVPEDVPPFDASTEKKPEMMRGAKVVMALGVFTIVCAVLSHQVLHLPAMWGMLFGLSLLKLYAYRLKRVYNSDFNIFHSIAKIENNTLLFFFGILAAVGALYFVGWLALAAVVYDPSVLGPTWSNIGVGFLSAIVDNVPVMSAVLKANPEMGIDQWLLVTLTAGIGGSLISFGSAAGVGVMGKLPGIYTFSSHMKYSWTILIGYIVSIGIWYVQFEILGIY; via the coding sequence ATGATAATGATTAAGTTGTTAATTATTATGTTTGGTGTTAGTTTTGCATATGCTAGCTCAGGGGAATCTGTAGGTGCACTTCCAGATTTAACGTTTACATGGGTTGGTTTTGCTTCTCTTGCTATCTTTATTGTTGGCTACTATTTTGTTGCATCAGAAGAGAAATACCATATAGACAAAGCTAAACCAGCGCTTCTTACTGGAACTTTTTTGTTTATACTAGTTGCACTATATTATGCAATAAACGGAATGGATATGAATCTTGTTCATACCGAAGTTGAACATGTTATCTTAGAGATTGCAGAGATTTTCTTTTTCTTATTTGTTGCTATGACATACATAGAGTCAATGATTCACATGGGTGTTTTTGATAGCCTCAAATATAAGCTTGTATCTAAGGGATATAGCTATAGAAAACTTTTTTGGGCTACAGGATTTTTAGCGTTTTTCCTCTCACCAGTTGCGGACAACTTAACAACAGCTCTTATTCTCTCAACTGTTTTAATAACAATAGAGAGAAATAAAGCATCGTTTTTAGTTCCAGGTGCTATAAATATTGTTGTTGCAGCAAATGCAGGCGGTGCTTGGAGTCCATTTGGAGATATTACAACCCTCATGGCATGGGCGGCTGGAAAGGCACCTTTTGTTGATTTCTTATTTCTTTTCCCAGCTTCAATCGGAGGTTATTTTATAACTGCATATCTTCTTAGTAGATTTGTGCCAGAAGATGTTCCTCCATTTGATGCATCAACTGAGAAAAAACCTGAGATGATGAGAGGTGCTAAGGTTGTTATGGCTCTTGGCGTATTTACAATAGTATGTGCCGTTCTCTCTCATCAAGTGCTTCATCTCCCAGCTATGTGGGGAATGTTATTTGGTCTTTCATTACTTAAACTATATGCTTACAGACTTAAGAGGGTTTACAATTCTGATTTTAATATTTTTCACTCTATTGCAAAAATTGAAAATAATACGCTTCTATTCTTCTTTGGAATCTTAGCAGCAGTTGGTGCTCTTTACTTTGTTGGTTGGTTAGCTCTTGCTGCTGTAGTTTATGATCCATCAGTTCTTGGTCCAACTTGGTCAAATATAGGTGTTGGTTTCCTCTCGGCAATAGTAGATAACGTTCCTGTTATGTCTGCCGTCTTAAAAGCAAATCCAGAGATGGGAATAGATCAGTGGCTCTTGGTTACACTAACTGCTGGGATTGGCGGCTCGCTAATATCATTTGGTTCTGCCGCTGGTGTTGGTGTTATGGGAAAATTACCAGGAATATACACATTTAGTTCACATATGAAATACTCATGGACTATTCTTATAGGTTATATAGTTTCTATAGGTATCTGGTATGTTCAGTTTGAAATATTGGGCATATATTAA